One genomic window of Arvicola amphibius chromosome 4, mArvAmp1.2, whole genome shotgun sequence includes the following:
- the Ppp1r27 gene encoding protein phosphatase 1 regulatory subunit 27, with protein sequence MPSRTARYARYSPRQRRRRLLADRSVRFPNDVLFLDHIRQGDLEQVGRFIRARKVSLDTIHPSGLAALHEAVLSGNLDCVKLLVKYGADIHQRDETGWTPLHIACSDGYPDIARYLISLGADRDAANDDGDLPSDLIDPDFKDLVELFKGTSMD encoded by the exons ATGCCCAGCAGAACTGCCCGCTATGCTCGCTATAGCCCCAgacagcggcggcggcggctgctggCTGATCGCAGTGTGCGTTTCCCTAATGATGTTCTCTTCTTGGACCACATCCGTCAAGGTGACTTGGAGCAGGTGGGGCGCTTTATCCGGGCTCGGAAAGTCTCCTTGGACACTATCCACCCCTCAG GCCTGGCTGCTCTGCATGAAGCTGTGCTCTCTGGAAACCTGGACTGTGTGAAGTTGCTGGTCAAATATGGTGCGGACATTCACCAGCGAGATGAGACTGGCTGGACACCTCTGCATATCGCTTGCAGCGATGGGTACCCTGACATAGCCAG GTATCTCATCTCTTTGGGAGCAGACAGGGATGCAGCCAACGACGATGGCGATCTGCCTTCCGACCTTATTGACCCAGACTTCAAGGACTTGGTGGAACTCTTCAAAGGAACCAGCATGGACTGA
- the Mcrip1 gene encoding mapk-regulated corepressor-interacting protein 1 isoform X1 codes for MLLHSSPGNMLRFLCFIKQRACCQQGWSTQELEDVTTRARGCMGRRIQQPSTRTRHPAMTSSPVSRVVYNGKRNSSPRSPTNSSEIFTPAHEENVRFIYEAWQGVERDLRSQLSGGERGLVEEYVEKVPNPSLKTFKPIDLSDLKRRNTQDAKKS; via the exons ATGTTACTTCATTCCTCGCCAGGAAACATGCTCAGGTTTCTCTGCTTCATCAAACAAAGAGCCTGCTGCCAGCAAGGCTGGAGCACCCAGGAATTGGAGGATGTGACCACCAGAGCCCGAGGCTGCATGG GCCGCAGGATTCAGCAGCCAAGCACCAGGACCAGACACCCAGCGATGACCAG CTCTCCTGTCTCCAGGGTCGTCTACAACGGCAAGAGGAACAGCAGTCCCCGCTCCCCCACCAACAGCAGCGAGATCTTCACGCCAGCACACGAGGAGAATGTGCGCTTCATTTATGAAG CCTGGCAGGGTGTTGAACGAGACCTGCGCAGCCAGCTGTCTGGTGGAGAGCGGGGCCTAGTGGAGGAGTATGTGGAGAAGGTTCCCAACCCCAGCCTGAAGA CCTTCAAGCCCATTGACCTGAGTGACCTGAAGCGCCGGAACACGCAGGATGCCAAGAAGTCCTAG
- the Mcrip1 gene encoding mapk-regulated corepressor-interacting protein 1 isoform X2 yields MTSSPVSRVVYNGKRNSSPRSPTNSSEIFTPAHEENVRFIYEAWQGVERDLRSQLSGGERGLVEEYVEKVPNPSLKTFKPIDLSDLKRRNTQDAKKS; encoded by the exons ATGACCAG CTCTCCTGTCTCCAGGGTCGTCTACAACGGCAAGAGGAACAGCAGTCCCCGCTCCCCCACCAACAGCAGCGAGATCTTCACGCCAGCACACGAGGAGAATGTGCGCTTCATTTATGAAG CCTGGCAGGGTGTTGAACGAGACCTGCGCAGCCAGCTGTCTGGTGGAGAGCGGGGCCTAGTGGAGGAGTATGTGGAGAAGGTTCCCAACCCCAGCCTGAAGA CCTTCAAGCCCATTGACCTGAGTGACCTGAAGCGCCGGAACACGCAGGATGCCAAGAAGTCCTAG